A window of the Dickeya dianthicola NCPPB 453 genome harbors these coding sequences:
- a CDS encoding DUF986 family protein, whose translation MTFTDVVLMVSIALALLYAIYDEFIMDQRQGQTRLKVRLQRRYRLDALIFIVLVGILVYKSVTTHGSPLTTLLLFSLILMAIYLTMIRYPKLLFKDQGFFYANIYIPYHRIKNMNLSEDGILVIDLEKRRLLIAVKELDDLERIYQFMIENQ comes from the coding sequence ATGACTTTCACCGACGTCGTTCTGATGGTATCCATTGCCCTGGCCCTGCTGTATGCAATTTACGATGAATTCATCATGGACCAACGGCAAGGTCAGACCCGACTCAAGGTGCGATTGCAGCGGAGGTATCGCCTGGATGCGTTGATCTTCATCGTGCTGGTGGGGATACTGGTTTACAAGAGCGTCACCACCCACGGTTCCCCCCTCACCACGCTGCTGCTTTTCTCGCTAATACTGATGGCGATATATCTGACCATGATTCGCTACCCGAAATTACTCTTCAAAGATCAAGGGTTCTTTTATGCCAATATCTATATTCCTTATCACCGTATTAAAAATATGAATTTATCGGAAGACGGTATCCTGGTGATAGATCTTGAAAAAAGACGGCTGCTTATTGCAGTCAAGGAACTGGATGATTTGGAAAGAATATATCAGTTTATGATTGAAAATCAGTAA
- the mntP gene encoding manganese efflux pump MntP translates to MNLSATLILAFGMSMDAFAASIGKGAALHNPRFREAIRTGLIFGLIEALTPLIGWALGFYASRFIIAWDHWVAFSLLLILGGRMIMEGLKGEDSGNCEKISKHSFFILVCTAVATSLDAMAIGVGLAFLQVNIFHTAMVIGCATMIMVTLGMMIGRYVGPIIGKRAEILGGIVLIGIGCNILYEHLFDFA, encoded by the coding sequence ATGAACTTATCCGCTACGCTTATTCTTGCTTTTGGCATGTCGATGGACGCGTTTGCTGCGTCTATTGGTAAAGGTGCCGCCCTGCATAATCCTCGCTTCCGCGAAGCCATCCGAACGGGTTTGATCTTCGGTTTGATTGAGGCATTGACGCCATTAATCGGTTGGGCGCTGGGGTTTTATGCCAGCCGTTTTATTATCGCCTGGGACCACTGGGTGGCTTTCAGCCTGCTGCTGATTTTAGGTGGCCGCATGATAATGGAAGGGCTGAAAGGCGAAGACAGCGGCAACTGTGAAAAAATATCCAAACACAGCTTTTTCATTCTGGTCTGTACGGCTGTCGCCACCAGTCTGGATGCAATGGCGATTGGCGTCGGTTTGGCTTTCCTGCAGGTGAATATCTTCCACACCGCGATGGTTATCGGCTGCGCCACCATGATTATGGTGACTCTCGGCATGATGATTGGTCGCTATGTTGGTCCGATCATCGGTAAACGCGCCGAAATCCTCGGTGGTATCGTCCTGATCGGTATTGGCTGCAACATTCTTTACGAACACCTGTTCGACTTCGCCTGA
- the rlmA gene encoding 23S rRNA (guanine(745)-N(1))-methyltransferase, whose translation MPYQCPLCHQPLNVESGRWSCGRHHFDRARDGYVNLLPVQFKRSRQPGDSAEMMQARRAFLDNGHYQPLRDRVSEQLAALLQMQPGALLDIGCGEGYYTAALADKLTPQGMAVYGLDVSRAAIQRAAKRYAQVLFCVASSQRLPFQDHSLAAVLKIYAPCNGDELARVIWPGGGLMTVSPGPNHLLSLKARVYQEVRPHPDVDEAFPGFALETVERLQYRMVMTGADAASLLQMTPFAWRATPDVSKGLMALEQFECETDFLIRFHRRDG comes from the coding sequence GTGCCTTATCAATGCCCCTTATGTCATCAGCCCCTGAATGTCGAATCTGGTCGCTGGTCCTGCGGACGTCACCATTTTGATCGTGCGCGGGACGGGTACGTCAATTTGCTGCCGGTGCAGTTTAAACGTTCCAGACAACCGGGGGACAGCGCCGAAATGATGCAGGCCAGACGGGCGTTTCTTGATAATGGACACTATCAGCCATTACGGGATCGGGTATCAGAGCAGTTGGCTGCTCTCCTACAGATGCAACCGGGCGCACTGCTGGATATTGGATGTGGGGAAGGGTATTACACGGCCGCGCTGGCGGACAAATTGACGCCGCAGGGGATGGCGGTTTATGGGCTGGATGTCTCCAGGGCGGCGATACAGCGCGCGGCGAAACGTTATGCCCAGGTGCTGTTCTGTGTGGCGTCCAGTCAGCGGCTGCCTTTTCAGGACCATTCTCTGGCAGCGGTATTGAAAATTTACGCGCCCTGCAACGGTGATGAACTGGCGCGAGTCATCTGGCCTGGCGGCGGGCTGATGACGGTTTCTCCGGGGCCCAATCATTTGCTGTCTCTTAAGGCGCGGGTGTATCAGGAAGTCAGGCCGCACCCCGACGTAGACGAAGCGTTTCCGGGGTTTGCACTGGAAACAGTGGAACGGTTGCAGTATCGCATGGTCATGACCGGAGCCGATGCCGCCAGTTTGCTACAAATGACGCCGTTCGCCTGGCGGGCTACGCCGGACGTCAGTAAAGGACTGATGGCGTTGGAGCAGTTTGAATGTGAAACCGATTTTTTGATTCGTTTTCATCGCCGTGATGGGTGA
- the cspE gene encoding transcription antiterminator/RNA stability regulator CspE has translation MAKIKGQVKWFNESKGFGFITPADGSKDVFVHFSAIQGNGFKTLAEGQNVEFEIQDGQKGPSAVNVVAL, from the coding sequence ATGGCAAAGATTAAAGGTCAGGTTAAGTGGTTCAACGAGTCTAAAGGCTTTGGTTTCATCACTCCGGCTGATGGCAGCAAAGATGTGTTCGTACACTTCTCTGCAATTCAGGGCAACGGCTTTAAAACTTTAGCTGAAGGCCAGAATGTTGAGTTTGAAATTCAGGATGGCCAGAAAGGTCCTTCTGCAGTGAACGTTGTTGCGCTGTAA
- a CDS encoding DUF2627 domain-containing protein: protein MNGIFSKEVLSTNVSVEYHFSADPYFSASSSNDSGFSV from the coding sequence ATGAATGGCATTTTCAGTAAAGAAGTCTTGAGTACAAACGTTAGCGTTGAATACCACTTCTCTGCCGATCCTTATTTTAGTGCCTCAAGCAGTAACGACTCTGGTTTTTCTGTATAA
- a CDS encoding fructosamine kinase family protein: MWQTIEQLLEEHLGPGDILDRRELPGGEIHSAWYLRYGQHDVFVKCDARELLTKFRAEAEQLELLARSKTVQVPRVYGVGSNRDYSFLLLEYFPSKPASARDAWRLGQQLAQLHQWSDQPQFGLDFDNDLSTTPQPNTWQRRWSSFFAEQRIGWQLQLAAEKGLHFGDIDTLIAQVEKRLSGHQPQPSLLHGDLWSNNCLNTDRGYYLFDPACYWGDRECDLAMLPLHAELPPQIYDGYQSVWSLEKDFVERQPIYQIYYLLNRANLFGGKHVVTAQQAIESQLL; this comes from the coding sequence ATGTGGCAGACGATTGAGCAACTGCTGGAAGAACATCTTGGCCCCGGTGATATTCTGGATCGGCGGGAATTGCCTGGCGGCGAAATACATTCTGCCTGGTATCTGCGTTATGGTCAGCATGATGTCTTCGTCAAATGCGATGCCCGCGAGCTGCTGACCAAATTTCGCGCGGAAGCCGAGCAGTTAGAACTGCTGGCCCGCAGCAAAACGGTGCAGGTGCCGAGGGTGTACGGCGTCGGCAGTAATCGCGATTACAGCTTCTTACTGCTGGAATACTTCCCATCCAAACCCGCTTCTGCCCGCGATGCCTGGCGTCTGGGGCAACAATTGGCGCAGTTGCACCAGTGGAGCGATCAACCCCAGTTTGGCCTTGATTTCGACAACGATCTGTCCACTACGCCGCAACCTAATACCTGGCAACGTCGCTGGTCCAGTTTTTTTGCAGAGCAACGTATTGGCTGGCAACTGCAACTGGCTGCAGAGAAAGGGCTCCATTTCGGTGATATCGATACCCTGATCGCACAGGTGGAAAAACGGCTTTCGGGTCATCAGCCCCAGCCGTCATTACTGCACGGCGATCTGTGGTCCAACAATTGCCTCAATACCGACCGCGGTTATTACCTGTTCGATCCGGCCTGTTACTGGGGCGATCGGGAATGCGATTTGGCGATGTTGCCGCTGCATGCCGAATTACCGCCGCAAATCTACGACGGTTATCAGAGCGTCTGGTCGTTGGAAAAGGATTTTGTCGAGCGTCAGCCGATTTATCAAATCTACTACTTGCTTAACCGGGCCAACCTGTTCGGCGGCAAACACGTCGTGACCGCTCAACAGGCGATAGAGAGTCAGTTGCTATGA
- a CDS encoding YniB family protein, which produces MTYRQAGLFAVIKRIAGWVIFLPALLSTIISLANLIHAFTEKKQGINGVMQDFLHLVVEVLRFNTPFLNIFWYNSPVPEFARLSASATIMFWLIYLLMFVGLALQVSGSRLSRQVKHIREGLEDQLILEKVKGDEGKTREELESRVALPRHTILLQFFPLYILPVVVAVIGYLTLKTVGILA; this is translated from the coding sequence ATGACGTATCGACAGGCTGGCCTTTTTGCCGTGATCAAACGCATTGCGGGATGGGTCATCTTTCTTCCGGCTTTGCTCTCGACCATTATCTCGCTGGCCAATCTTATTCATGCCTTTACCGAAAAGAAGCAGGGGATTAATGGCGTGATGCAGGATTTTTTGCATCTGGTGGTGGAAGTGCTGCGCTTCAATACGCCGTTTCTGAACATTTTTTGGTACAACTCGCCGGTGCCTGAGTTTGCTCGTTTGTCGGCGTCAGCCACCATCATGTTCTGGCTGATTTATCTGTTGATGTTTGTCGGTCTGGCGCTGCAAGTGTCTGGTTCCCGGCTGTCTCGGCAGGTCAAGCATATCCGTGAAGGGCTGGAAGATCAGCTGATTCTGGAGAAGGTCAAAGGCGATGAAGGCAAAACCCGGGAAGAACTGGAATCCCGGGTGGCGCTACCTCGTCATACTATTCTGCTGCAGTTTTTTCCGTTGTATATCCTGCCGGTCGTGGTCGCCGTGATCGGTTATCTCACGCTGAAAACCGTGGGTATCCTGGCCTGA
- a CDS encoding cupin domain-containing protein produces MRRYFIDDETPWEELGDGIKRKIITWSDELMMVCVHFAKGAIGTPHKHDIHDQIAYVAAGSFEVVIEGEKRILKTGDAYMAVKNEMHGVVSLEEGSVLIDTFSPKRADFL; encoded by the coding sequence ATGAGAAGGTACTTTATTGACGATGAAACGCCGTGGGAAGAACTGGGCGATGGCATCAAACGTAAAATCATCACCTGGAGTGATGAGCTAATGATGGTGTGCGTTCATTTCGCCAAAGGTGCCATCGGTACGCCGCATAAACACGACATCCACGATCAGATAGCCTACGTGGCGGCTGGCAGCTTCGAAGTGGTGATCGAAGGCGAAAAACGCATTCTGAAAACCGGCGATGCCTATATGGCGGTGAAGAATGAAATGCACGGAGTGGTGTCGCTGGAAGAAGGTAGCGTGTTGATCGACACCTTCTCACCGAAACGCGCCGACTTCCTCTGA
- the kduI gene encoding 5-dehydro-4-deoxy-D-glucuronate isomerase: MQVRQSIHSDHARQLDTAGLRREFLIERIFDADACTMTYSHIDRIIVGGIMPVHQAVTVGVDVGKQLGVSYFLERRELGAINIGGAGVVSVDGERYEIGHEEAIYIGKGVRDIRFTSVDSAKPARFYYNSAPAHTTYPTRKITAAEASPQTIGDDATSNRRTINKYIVPDVLPTSQLTMGLTKLAEGSLWNTMPCHTHERRMEVYFYFDMDEETAVFHMMGQPQETRHILVHNEQAVISPSWSIHSGVGTKRYTFIWGMVGENQVFSDMDHVKVSELR; encoded by the coding sequence ATGCAAGTCCGTCAGAGCATCCACAGCGACCACGCCCGTCAGCTTGATACCGCTGGCCTGCGACGCGAGTTTCTGATCGAACGCATTTTTGATGCAGACGCCTGCACCATGACCTACAGCCACATCGACCGAATCATCGTGGGCGGGATAATGCCCGTCCATCAGGCGGTGACGGTCGGCGTGGATGTGGGAAAACAGCTGGGCGTCAGCTACTTTCTTGAACGCCGCGAACTGGGCGCCATCAATATCGGCGGCGCCGGCGTAGTCAGCGTAGACGGCGAACGCTATGAAATCGGTCACGAAGAAGCCATTTATATCGGCAAAGGCGTACGGGACATCCGTTTTACCAGCGTGGACTCAGCCAAACCCGCCCGCTTCTACTATAACAGCGCGCCGGCGCACACCACCTATCCGACACGCAAAATTACCGCTGCAGAGGCATCTCCGCAAACCATCGGCGATGACGCGACCAGCAACCGTCGGACCATCAACAAATATATCGTTCCGGATGTATTGCCTACCAGCCAGCTTACTATGGGGTTAACCAAACTGGCGGAAGGGAGTCTCTGGAATACCATGCCGTGCCATACCCATGAGCGTCGCATGGAAGTCTATTTTTATTTCGATATGGATGAAGAAACGGCGGTGTTCCACATGATGGGACAACCACAGGAAACCCGCCACATCCTGGTACACAACGAACAGGCGGTGATTTCACCGAGCTGGTCGATTCATTCGGGTGTAGGCACCAAACGCTACACCTTTATCTGGGGTATGGTTGGCGAGAATCAGGTTTTCTCAGACATGGATCACGTCAAAGTTAGCGAACTACGCTAG
- the kduD gene encoding 2-dehydro-3-deoxy-D-gluconate 5-dehydrogenase KduD — MILDSFNLQGKVALITGCDTGLGQGMAVGLAEAGCDIVGVNIVEPKETIEKVTATGRRFLSLTADMSDISGHAALVEKAVAEFGKVDILVNNAGIIRREDAIEFSEKNWDDVMNLNIKSVFFMSQTVARQFIKQGHGGKIINIASMLSFQGGIRVPSYTASKSAVMGITRLLANEWAKHNINVNAIAPGYMATNNTQQLRADQDRSKEILERIPAGRWGLPQDLQGPAVFLASSASDYINGYTIAVDGGWLAR; from the coding sequence ATGATTCTAGATTCATTCAATTTGCAGGGCAAAGTGGCACTGATCACCGGCTGTGATACCGGTCTGGGTCAGGGTATGGCTGTCGGTCTGGCTGAAGCGGGCTGTGACATCGTCGGCGTCAACATTGTTGAACCGAAAGAAACCATCGAAAAAGTCACTGCCACAGGCCGTCGTTTCCTGAGCCTGACCGCTGACATGAGCGATATCTCCGGTCATGCCGCACTGGTGGAAAAAGCCGTTGCCGAGTTCGGTAAAGTGGACATTCTGGTTAACAATGCCGGTATTATCCGCCGTGAAGACGCCATCGAGTTCAGTGAAAAGAACTGGGACGATGTGATGAATCTGAACATCAAGAGCGTGTTCTTCATGTCTCAGACTGTTGCCCGTCAGTTCATCAAACAGGGTCATGGCGGTAAAATTATCAATATCGCGTCCATGCTGTCCTTCCAGGGCGGTATCCGGGTACCGTCTTACACCGCCTCCAAGAGCGCGGTCATGGGCATCACCCGTCTGCTGGCCAACGAATGGGCGAAACACAACATCAACGTCAACGCCATCGCGCCCGGCTACATGGCGACCAACAACACCCAGCAGTTGCGCGCCGATCAGGACCGTAGCAAGGAAATCCTGGAGCGTATCCCGGCAGGTCGCTGGGGTCTGCCGCAAGACTTGCAAGGTCCGGCCGTGTTCCTGGCGTCCAGCGCATCCGATTATATAAACGGTTATACCATTGCTGTTGATGGCGGCTGGTTGGCTCGCTAA
- the pelW gene encoding pectate disaccharide-lyase PelW, protein MSIFTDLNTSRKWQIEQWLSAINNHIEKIQQYGHSVVNPTPLLADGFEIKTQSPVVWQFPDGHDAPISNFASQQNWLRLLISMSAVTETEKYRQLAFSQSEYFLNRFVDENSGLFYWGGHRFINLDTLVSEGPESKSMVHELKHHLPYYEFLHQVNSEKTRHFIQGFWNAHVEDWNSLDLGRHGDYARQRDPDVFLHSRRDVVTPAKWPELPLTKGLTFVNAGTDLIYAAFVYARHTGDVHAAAWGKHLYRQYVLARNPETGMPVYQFSSPLPRQPVPVDDNQTQSWFGDRAQRQFGTEFGAIAREANVLFRDMRPLLIDNPLAMLDILRHQPDAEILTWVIAGLKNYYQYAYDVDSNSLRPMWNNGQDMTGYCFKRDGYYGKAGTVLKPFPLEGDYLLPLVRAWRLSDDDDLYTLIVTMLSRLEKQGIHQSASPFLLLAITELAHAKQSAQWAEYAWQMAEILFKRYFHHGLFVRSEHHRYVRLDDPFPAILLTLIAACRNKWPEIPAILTQGGYIHGDYRINGESRVIYDTEFIYPEKLIH, encoded by the coding sequence ATGAGTATTTTTACTGATTTGAACACCAGCAGAAAATGGCAAATCGAACAATGGCTATCGGCGATTAACAACCATATCGAAAAGATTCAGCAATATGGTCACAGTGTGGTCAATCCAACGCCGTTATTGGCTGACGGATTTGAGATAAAAACGCAGTCTCCAGTTGTCTGGCAGTTTCCCGATGGACATGATGCACCGATTTCTAACTTCGCCAGCCAGCAAAACTGGTTGCGATTATTAATTTCCATGAGCGCGGTCACAGAAACGGAAAAATATCGCCAACTGGCGTTTTCTCAGAGTGAATATTTTCTGAATCGCTTTGTCGATGAAAATAGCGGACTTTTTTATTGGGGCGGCCACCGCTTTATTAATCTCGATACGCTGGTCAGTGAAGGTCCGGAATCCAAATCGATGGTGCATGAATTAAAACACCATCTGCCCTATTACGAATTTCTGCATCAGGTCAATTCGGAAAAAACCCGCCATTTCATTCAGGGATTCTGGAATGCACACGTAGAAGACTGGAACAGCCTGGATTTGGGCCGCCACGGTGATTACGCCAGGCAACGCGACCCGGATGTATTTCTGCACTCCCGTCGGGATGTGGTCACCCCGGCCAAATGGCCGGAATTGCCGCTGACCAAAGGGCTGACCTTTGTCAATGCCGGCACCGACCTGATCTATGCCGCTTTCGTCTATGCACGCCACACTGGCGACGTACACGCGGCGGCCTGGGGCAAACACCTCTATCGCCAGTATGTGCTGGCGCGTAATCCGGAAACCGGTATGCCGGTTTACCAGTTTAGCTCGCCCTTACCACGCCAGCCGGTGCCGGTGGACGATAACCAGACTCAGTCCTGGTTCGGCGACCGCGCCCAGCGGCAGTTCGGGACCGAGTTTGGCGCCATTGCCCGTGAAGCCAACGTGCTGTTTCGCGACATGCGCCCGCTGCTGATCGATAACCCGCTGGCCATGCTCGATATTCTGCGCCATCAACCCGACGCTGAAATCCTGACCTGGGTGATTGCCGGTCTGAAAAATTACTATCAGTACGCATACGACGTTGACAGCAACAGCCTTCGCCCAATGTGGAATAACGGTCAGGACATGACCGGCTACTGCTTCAAACGCGACGGTTACTACGGCAAAGCCGGCACTGTATTGAAACCCTTCCCGCTGGAAGGCGACTACCTGCTGCCGCTGGTACGCGCCTGGCGCCTGAGCGACGATGACGACCTGTATACGCTGATAGTCACCATGCTGTCCCGACTGGAGAAACAGGGCATCCATCAATCCGCCTCGCCCTTCCTGCTGCTGGCGATTACCGAACTGGCGCACGCCAAACAATCGGCACAGTGGGCGGAATATGCCTGGCAAATGGCGGAGATTTTATTTAAACGCTATTTCCATCACGGTTTGTTCGTACGGTCGGAACATCATCGTTATGTACGACTTGATGATCCCTTCCCAGCCATTTTGCTGACGCTGATCGCCGCCTGTAGAAATAAATGGCCGGAAATTCCTGCTATCCTGACTCAAGGGGGATACATTCATGGAGATTATCGAATTAATGGGGAAAGCCGGGTTATTTACGACACGGAATTTATTTACCCGGAAAAATTAATCCACTGA
- a CDS encoding carbohydrate ABC transporter permease: MNENKMLGLAYISPYIIGLIVFTAFPFISSFVLSFTEYDLMSPPTFTGLENYHRMFMEDDLFWKSMGVTFAYVFLTIPLKLIFALLIAFVLNFKLRGIGFFRTAYYVPSILGSSVAIAVLWRALFAIDGLLNSFIGVFGLDPVNWLGEPSLALMSVTLLRVWQFGSAMVIFLAALQNVPQSQYEAAMIDGASKWQMFLKVTVPLITPVIFFNFIMQTTQAFQEFTAPYVITGGGPTHYTYLFSLYIYDTAFKYFDMGYGAALAWVLFLVVAVFAAISFKSSKYWVFYSADKGGKNG; the protein is encoded by the coding sequence ATGAATGAAAACAAAATGCTGGGGTTAGCTTATATCTCCCCCTATATAATAGGGTTGATAGTTTTTACCGCTTTCCCCTTTATTTCATCGTTTGTACTCAGTTTTACTGAGTATGATTTAATGAGTCCGCCCACATTCACCGGTCTGGAAAATTACCACCGGATGTTTATGGAGGATGATCTTTTCTGGAAATCCATGGGAGTCACCTTTGCTTATGTGTTCTTAACCATCCCGCTAAAACTGATTTTCGCACTGCTGATCGCGTTTGTGCTGAATTTCAAATTGCGTGGAATCGGTTTTTTCCGTACCGCCTACTACGTGCCGTCGATTCTCGGCAGTAGCGTAGCTATCGCCGTATTGTGGCGCGCCCTGTTCGCTATCGACGGGCTGCTGAATAGCTTTATCGGCGTTTTTGGCCTCGATCCGGTCAACTGGCTGGGTGAACCGTCGCTGGCGCTGATGTCGGTAACCCTGCTGCGCGTCTGGCAGTTCGGTTCCGCTATGGTTATCTTCCTGGCTGCGCTGCAGAACGTGCCGCAATCCCAGTATGAAGCCGCGATGATCGACGGCGCCTCGAAATGGCAGATGTTTCTGAAAGTGACCGTGCCGCTGATTACGCCGGTTATCTTCTTCAACTTCATCATGCAGACTACGCAGGCGTTCCAGGAATTCACCGCGCCCTACGTCATTACCGGCGGTGGACCAACCCACTACACCTATCTGTTCTCGCTCTATATCTATGATACGGCCTTCAAGTATTTCGATATGGGGTACGGCGCGGCTCTGGCATGGGTGCTGTTCCTGGTGGTAGCCGTATTCGCCGCTATCTCCTTCAAATCGTCTAAATACTGGGTGTTCTATTCCGCCGATAAAGGAGGAAAAAATGGCTGA
- a CDS encoding carbohydrate ABC transporter permease: MADIHSPLSAQAIAAAEVRRTLRREKISASMRYIILLAVGILMLYPLAWMFSASFKPNHEIFTTLSLWPTHATWDGFINGWKTGTEYNFGHYMINTFKYVIPKVALTVISSTIVAYGFARFEIPWKNFWFATLIATMLLPSTVLLIPQYIMFREMGMLNSYLPLYVPVAFATQGFFVFMLIQFLRGVPRDMEEAAQIDGCNSWQVLWYVVVPILKPAIISVALFQFMWSMNDFIGPLIYVYSVDKYPIALALKMSIDVTEGAPWNEILAMASISILPSIIIFFMAQRYFVQGVTSSGIKG, from the coding sequence ATGGCTGATATTCATTCCCCACTGTCTGCGCAGGCTATTGCAGCGGCAGAAGTTCGCCGTACGCTGCGCCGTGAAAAAATCAGCGCAAGTATGCGTTACATCATTCTACTGGCAGTCGGCATTCTGATGCTCTACCCGCTGGCGTGGATGTTCTCGGCGTCGTTCAAACCGAACCACGAGATCTTCACCACTCTCAGTCTGTGGCCGACGCACGCAACCTGGGATGGCTTTATCAATGGCTGGAAAACCGGCACCGAATACAACTTCGGTCACTACATGATCAATACCTTCAAGTATGTGATTCCGAAAGTGGCGCTGACGGTTATCTCCTCCACCATCGTGGCCTACGGCTTCGCCCGGTTTGAAATTCCGTGGAAGAACTTCTGGTTCGCCACCCTGATCGCCACCATGCTGCTGCCGAGCACCGTGTTGCTGATTCCGCAGTACATCATGTTCCGTGAAATGGGCATGCTGAACAGCTACCTGCCGCTGTATGTGCCGGTTGCGTTCGCCACGCAAGGGTTCTTCGTGTTCATGTTGATCCAGTTCCTGCGCGGCGTACCGCGCGATATGGAAGAAGCGGCGCAGATCGATGGCTGCAACTCCTGGCAGGTGCTGTGGTACGTGGTGGTGCCGATTCTGAAACCGGCCATCATTTCAGTCGCCCTGTTCCAGTTCATGTGGTCAATGAACGACTTTATCGGCCCGCTGATTTACGTTTACAGCGTGGACAAATACCCGATTGCGCTGGCTCTGAAAATGTCTATCGACGTTACGGAAGGCGCACCGTGGAACGAAATTCTGGCAATGGCGAGTATCTCTATTCTGCCGTCTATCATCATCTTCTTCATGGCTCAGCGCTACTTCGTTCAGGGCGTTACCAGCAGCGGAATTAAAGGTTAA